From a single Brassica oleracea var. oleracea cultivar TO1000 chromosome C5, BOL, whole genome shotgun sequence genomic region:
- the LOC106344585 gene encoding uncharacterized protein LOC106344585, which produces MNLMPHSVAISLGYDKFKPTKITLVLADRSVRLPEGVLDNVPIRIHGCQVPTDFVVLKYQNEPKDPLILGRPFLATAGAIIDVKEGKICLNIGNIPMIFDMDNLMR; this is translated from the coding sequence ATGAACCTCATGCCACATTCTGTCGCAATATCCCTAGGATACGACAAGTTCAAACCTACCAAAATAACTTTGGTTCTTGCTGATAGATCCGTTAGATTACCTGAGGGAGTGCTTGACAACGTGCCAATAAGGATTCACGGCTGTCAAGTCCCAACGGATTTCGTAGTACTGAAATACCAGAATGAACCAAAGGACCCCCTTATTTTGGGTAGACCATTCCTAGCCACTGCTGGTGCGATAATCGATGTCAAGGAGGGCAAGATATGTCTAAACATTGGAAACATTCCAATGATTTTTGACATGGACAACCTGATGAGATGA